Proteins encoded within one genomic window of Acidobacteriota bacterium:
- a CDS encoding kelch repeat-containing protein, with protein sequence MLKKRFLFLALVTCWHTVIAGEIRGFWEDLPPMPTPRQEVATALLGGDMYVLGGLTDTIPGTATVEVFDTAAGQWRAAPPLPRGIHHGSAAVLDGKIYSVGGFGAAVPIFGNPIADVYEFDPDLGAWQVRAPLPSVRGSLFTVALQGRLYAIGGRDTVNSRTDVTVYDPVQNQWSQAAPLPLGLDHLAAAVVEGKIYVAGGRVTQGGFFLRNDPSAFVYDAQLDQWSPLADLPTPRSGHAAASVAGFLLVVGGEEPGRVFNQNEAYAPAEDRWISLPDLPTARHGLAIASVGNRMFTAGGGTVANIQPTGQAEVFNLLSFLTSLPQIGVGPDITSRLVLGNPGRQPLHVVAEFHRGEAGDDFSLSLDGQSASQLQLGIAAEGRVTLTTDPAALTGSAAATLFSNAPLLGNVLFSGPQGFAGVAVTEGGRRLFVNLSRDTGEGADSGVALADLSGQSNLITLSLLDSQGQLLSQRPLELEGFGQAARLISELFEDDVPDPFNGSLRIEGQGLVGAVAILLRPGQFATLPVSVVE encoded by the coding sequence ATGCTTAAGAAGCGGTTCCTGTTTTTGGCACTTGTCACCTGCTGGCATACTGTCATCGCCGGCGAAATCCGGGGCTTCTGGGAGGACCTGCCGCCCATGCCCACTCCCCGCCAGGAGGTGGCGACGGCGCTTCTCGGGGGAGACATGTACGTGCTGGGCGGACTCACGGACACGATCCCCGGTACGGCTACCGTGGAGGTCTTCGACACGGCAGCCGGCCAATGGCGGGCTGCACCGCCTTTGCCGCGCGGCATTCATCACGGGTCCGCTGCCGTCCTGGACGGGAAGATCTATTCGGTGGGCGGCTTTGGGGCGGCAGTCCCCATCTTTGGCAACCCCATCGCCGACGTCTACGAGTTCGACCCTGATTTGGGCGCCTGGCAAGTGAGGGCTCCCTTGCCTTCGGTCCGCGGATCGCTCTTCACGGTGGCCCTGCAGGGCCGGCTCTACGCCATCGGCGGACGCGACACCGTCAACAGCCGCACCGACGTGACCGTCTATGACCCAGTCCAAAACCAGTGGAGCCAGGCGGCGCCCCTGCCGCTCGGGCTCGACCACCTGGCGGCGGCGGTCGTGGAGGGCAAGATCTACGTGGCCGGCGGACGCGTCACCCAGGGCGGATTCTTCCTGCGCAACGACCCTTCGGCCTTCGTCTACGACGCGCAGCTCGACCAGTGGAGTCCGCTGGCCGACCTGCCCACGCCCCGCTCGGGCCACGCCGCCGCCTCGGTGGCCGGATTCCTGCTGGTGGTGGGCGGCGAAGAACCGGGGCGAGTCTTCAACCAGAACGAGGCCTATGCGCCCGCCGAGGACCGTTGGATTTCCTTGCCCGACTTGCCCACCGCCCGCCACGGACTGGCCATCGCTTCGGTGGGCAACCGCATGTTCACGGCCGGCGGCGGAACCGTCGCCAACATCCAGCCCACCGGGCAAGCCGAGGTCTTCAACCTGCTTTCTTTCCTCACCTCGCTTCCCCAGATCGGCGTGGGGCCGGACATTACCTCACGGCTGGTCTTAGGAAACCCGGGCCGGCAGCCGCTGCATGTGGTCGCCGAATTCCATCGGGGAGAAGCCGGCGACGACTTCAGCCTTTCCTTGGACGGCCAAAGCGCCTCCCAACTGCAACTTGGGATAGCCGCCGAGGGACGGGTCACGCTGACCACTGATCCCGCCGCCCTTACGGGCAGCGCTGCCGCCACCCTCTTTTCCAACGCTCCGCTGCTGGGCAACGTGCTCTTTTCGGGTCCTCAAGGCTTTGCCGGAGTCGCCGTCACCGAGGGCGGACGCCGGCTCTTCGTCAATCTCTCCCGCGACACGGGAGAAGGCGCTGATTCGGGCGTGGCGCTTGCCGACCTTTCGGGTCAGTCCAACCTGATCACGCTCAGCCTTCTCGACTCCCAGGGTCAACTGCTTTCACAGCGCCCACTAGAGCTGGAGGGATTCGGACAAGCGGCCCGCCTCATCAGCGAGCTCTTTGAGGACGACGTCCCCGACCCGTTCAACGGCTCTTTGCGCATCGAGGGCCAGGGGCTGGTGGGAGCCGTGGCCATTCTCCTGCGTCCCGGCCAATTCGCCACCCTGCCGGTCAGCGTGGTGGAGTGA
- the tyrS gene encoding tyrosine--tRNA ligase, translating into MQLLEDLQWRGLLYDQTEGVADALQAGSMTGYIGFDPSALSLHVGNLLPIMGLARLQRHGHAPIALVGGATGMIGDPSGKTQERQLLTADRVEENCRAIRAQLERFLDFDAGQLSARLVNNGDWLVGMDLMDFLRDVGKHFTVNSMLAKESVKVRLQAEEGISYTEFSYMLLQAYDFVVLNDRYGCNLQMGGSDQWGNITAGIELLRRIRSKKAYGVVFPLVTSSSGAKFGKTEAGAVWLDAQMTSPYRFYQFWINTNDSDAVRYLKYFTWLEQEEIAALEQALGEAPEQRQAQKRLAREMTRMVHGETALEKALKASQVLFGGEVEGLSADDIEDIFADVPSSRIAARQLADGVGLMTALAESGLTASKGEAKRLIQGGGISVNNRKVSDFRAVLDRNQAIAGSYIVLRRGSKNYHLLKAVE; encoded by the coding sequence ATGCAACTGCTCGAAGACCTGCAATGGCGAGGACTGCTCTACGATCAAACCGAGGGCGTGGCGGACGCACTGCAAGCCGGCTCGATGACTGGCTATATCGGCTTCGACCCCTCGGCCCTCAGCCTGCACGTCGGCAATCTGCTGCCCATCATGGGACTGGCGCGGCTGCAGCGCCACGGACACGCCCCCATCGCTCTCGTCGGCGGAGCCACCGGCATGATCGGCGATCCCAGCGGCAAGACTCAGGAACGGCAACTGCTGACCGCCGACAGGGTGGAGGAGAACTGCCGCGCCATCCGGGCCCAGTTGGAACGCTTTCTTGATTTCGATGCAGGCCAGCTTTCGGCCCGCCTGGTCAATAACGGCGACTGGCTGGTAGGCATGGACCTGATGGACTTTCTTCGCGACGTGGGAAAGCACTTCACGGTCAATTCGATGCTGGCCAAGGAATCGGTCAAGGTTCGCCTGCAGGCGGAAGAAGGCATCTCCTACACAGAGTTCAGCTACATGCTCCTGCAAGCCTATGACTTCGTAGTGCTCAACGACCGCTACGGCTGTAACCTGCAGATGGGCGGAAGCGATCAGTGGGGCAACATCACCGCCGGTATCGAGCTGCTGCGGCGCATCCGCTCCAAGAAGGCGTACGGCGTGGTCTTTCCGCTCGTCACCAGCAGCTCCGGCGCCAAGTTCGGCAAGACCGAAGCGGGGGCGGTGTGGCTGGACGCGCAGATGACCTCGCCCTACCGCTTCTACCAGTTCTGGATCAACACCAACGACAGCGACGCCGTCCGCTACCTGAAGTACTTCACCTGGCTGGAGCAGGAGGAGATCGCCGCATTAGAGCAGGCGCTCGGGGAGGCGCCCGAGCAGCGGCAGGCGCAAAAGCGCCTGGCCCGCGAGATGACCCGCATGGTGCACGGTGAGACGGCTCTGGAAAAGGCTCTTAAGGCCTCCCAGGTCCTCTTCGGGGGCGAAGTCGAGGGACTCAGCGCAGATGACATCGAAGACATCTTCGCCGACGTCCCCTCCAGCCGCATCGCCGCCCGCCAGTTGGCCGACGGCGTGGGGCTCATGACGGCTCTGGCCGAATCAGGACTGACCGCCTCCAAGGGAGAGGCCAAGCGTCTGATCCAAGGCGGCGGAATCAGCGTCAACAACCGCAAGGTCAGCGACTTCCGGGCCGTCCTCGATCGCAACCAGGCCATCGCCGGCAGCTACATCGTCCTGCGCCGCGGCAGCAAGAACTACCATCTGCTCAAAGCGGTCGAGTAA